Proteins from a genomic interval of Amycolatopsis sp. cg13:
- a CDS encoding ABC transporter ATP-binding protein translates to MSDLLSTTDLVKWFAVRRNRLGRPGRLRAVDGVSLSVRRGETLGLVGESGCGKSTLGRCLVRLYQPSSGSITFDGTEISRTGRRGLRPVRRSVQMIFQDPYASLNPRRRIGDSVAEPLRVHRQPASRADIAELLVLTGLSAELADRFPHELSGGQRQRAVIARALALRPRVVVADEPVSALDVSVQAQILNLFDDLKERLGLTYVFIAHDLGVVRHTSDRVAVMYLGRIVEQASVAEIFAAPQHPYTAALLASVPVPDPAAGSDWRDTTLAGDVPSPLEPPSGCRFHPRCPRATSVCRTTEPALTREHAGHDVACHHPLAPAVPLAAAEPKVAHDD, encoded by the coding sequence ATGTCTGACCTGCTCAGCACCACAGACCTGGTGAAATGGTTCGCGGTACGAAGAAATCGGCTCGGCCGCCCCGGACGGCTGCGGGCCGTCGACGGGGTCTCGCTGTCCGTGCGGCGCGGCGAAACCCTCGGTCTCGTCGGCGAATCCGGCTGCGGCAAGTCCACGCTGGGCCGCTGTCTCGTCCGGCTCTACCAGCCGAGCAGCGGGTCGATCACCTTCGACGGCACCGAGATCAGCCGGACTGGCCGCCGCGGGCTGCGTCCGGTCCGCCGTTCGGTGCAGATGATTTTCCAGGACCCGTACGCCAGCCTCAATCCCCGCCGCCGGATCGGCGATTCGGTCGCCGAGCCGCTGCGCGTGCACCGGCAGCCGGCGAGCCGCGCGGACATCGCCGAACTCCTTGTCCTGACTGGCCTTTCCGCCGAACTCGCGGACCGGTTCCCGCACGAACTGTCCGGCGGGCAACGGCAGCGCGCCGTCATCGCGCGAGCGCTGGCGCTGCGGCCGCGTGTCGTCGTCGCCGACGAACCAGTGTCCGCATTGGACGTCTCGGTGCAGGCGCAGATCCTGAACCTGTTCGACGATCTCAAGGAACGGCTCGGCCTCACCTACGTGTTCATCGCGCACGACCTCGGCGTCGTCCGGCACACCTCCGACCGGGTCGCGGTGATGTATCTCGGCCGGATCGTCGAACAGGCATCGGTCGCTGAGATCTTCGCGGCACCGCAGCATCCCTACACCGCAGCACTGCTGGCGTCGGTGCCGGTCCCGGATCCCGCGGCGGGCTCGGACTGGCGCGACACCACGCTCGCCGGGGACGTGCCCAGCCCGCTGGAGCCGCCGAGCGGCTGCCGGTTCCATCCGCGCTGTCCGCGCGCCACCAGCGTGTGCCGCACCACGGAACCGGCGCTGACTAGGGAACACGCTGGTCACGACGTCGCCTGTCACCATCCGCTCGCCCCGGCGGTGCCGCTGGCCGCTGCCGAACCGAAGGTCGCTCACGATGACTAG
- a CDS encoding ABC transporter ATP-binding protein: MTTLPAKVLSAEGLTVEFRTHNGLVRVVDDVSFELRAGETLGVVGESGSGKSISMLALLGLIRDGNAVVSGRVLFDGQDLLALPARRMRDYRGDRIAMIFQDPMTSLNPVYRVGWQIAEQIRQHQRIGRRAALRRAVELLETVGIPSPGARARDYPHQFSGGMRQRVMIAMALSCEPDILIADEPTTALDVSVQAQILRIIRDLSARTGTSVILITHDLGVLAGIASRVQVMYAGRIVEQAPTAQLFARPQHPYTVGLLGSIPRLDMPRPARLPSIEGLPPLAADIGPGCAFAPRCPDAEAVCVQQRPVLLPSAQEHFDACLLRHASTPDEKRTA; the protein is encoded by the coding sequence ATGACGACCCTGCCCGCGAAAGTCCTGTCCGCGGAAGGCCTGACCGTGGAGTTCCGCACGCACAACGGCTTGGTGCGGGTGGTGGACGACGTGTCGTTCGAGCTCCGGGCGGGCGAAACCCTCGGCGTGGTCGGCGAATCCGGTTCGGGCAAGTCGATCTCGATGCTCGCACTGCTCGGCCTGATCCGCGACGGCAACGCGGTCGTCAGCGGCCGGGTGCTGTTCGACGGCCAGGACCTCCTCGCCCTGCCCGCGCGACGCATGCGCGACTACCGGGGCGACCGGATCGCGATGATCTTCCAGGACCCGATGACGTCGCTGAACCCGGTGTACCGCGTGGGCTGGCAGATCGCGGAACAGATCCGCCAGCACCAGCGCATTGGCAGGCGAGCTGCCCTGCGCCGAGCCGTCGAACTGCTCGAGACGGTCGGCATTCCGAGCCCCGGGGCCCGCGCGCGAGACTATCCGCACCAGTTCTCCGGCGGCATGCGGCAGCGGGTGATGATCGCGATGGCGCTGTCCTGCGAACCCGACATCCTGATCGCCGACGAGCCGACCACCGCGCTGGACGTCTCGGTGCAGGCCCAGATCCTGCGCATCATCCGGGATCTGAGCGCCCGCACCGGCACCAGCGTCATCCTGATCACGCACGACCTCGGCGTGCTCGCCGGGATCGCGTCGCGGGTGCAGGTGATGTACGCCGGGCGGATCGTCGAGCAGGCGCCGACCGCGCAGTTGTTCGCCCGGCCGCAGCATCCCTACACCGTCGGGCTGCTCGGTTCCATTCCCCGCCTGGACATGCCGCGGCCCGCTCGGCTGCCCTCCATCGAGGGACTGCCCCCGCTGGCGGCCGACATCGGACCGGGTTGTGCGTTCGCGCCGCGATGTCCGGACGCGGAAGCCGTTTGCGTCCAGCAGCGGCCGGTTCTGCTGCCTTCGGCTCAGGAGCATTTCGACGCCTGCCTGCTGCGGCACGCGTCGACCCCGGACGAAAAGAGAACCGCCTGA
- a CDS encoding ABC transporter permease, producing the protein MTEPHPAQAAVVGPRSEPESGGGPWRRGLRALLGNSRVMVSAAVLALIVVLCLLAPLYASHISGTDPFVANPVGSTVLDDGTVVPLLQPAPQGVGVLPIGPTGQAHFLLGADGDGRDVAARILYGGRNTLVIGVLAGLVACAGGLVVGLIAGYVGGVVDGVLSRILDVVWAFPVLMLAISISAISFASGISLGFVRVSSGSLALPVLIIGVVYVPYVARPVRGAVLSVRAADYVGAATSYGAGHGRIIRREILPNVLSRVIVLFPLMVATAMLLESGLSFLGIGVHPPAASWGTIIEDGTQLLRNRPLMAIVPGALLAITVCVLNILGDAIRDAFDPKAELRMRAR; encoded by the coding sequence GTGACCGAGCCCCATCCCGCGCAGGCGGCGGTCGTCGGCCCGCGATCAGAACCGGAGTCCGGCGGCGGGCCGTGGCGGCGCGGCCTCCGGGCCCTGCTCGGCAATTCCCGGGTCATGGTTTCGGCGGCGGTCCTCGCCCTGATCGTGGTGCTGTGCCTGCTCGCGCCGCTCTACGCCAGCCACATCTCCGGCACTGATCCGTTCGTGGCCAACCCGGTCGGCAGCACCGTGCTCGACGACGGGACCGTAGTGCCGCTGCTGCAACCAGCGCCCCAAGGCGTCGGCGTGCTGCCGATCGGTCCGACCGGACAGGCACATTTCCTGCTCGGCGCGGACGGGGACGGCCGGGACGTCGCCGCGCGGATCCTGTACGGCGGCCGGAACACCCTCGTGATCGGGGTGCTCGCCGGTCTCGTCGCCTGTGCCGGAGGCCTCGTGGTGGGGCTGATCGCCGGGTACGTCGGCGGCGTCGTCGACGGCGTGCTGTCCAGAATCCTGGACGTCGTGTGGGCGTTTCCGGTGCTGATGCTGGCGATCTCGATTTCCGCGATCAGCTTCGCGTCCGGGATCAGCCTCGGTTTCGTCCGGGTCAGTTCGGGCAGTCTCGCGCTGCCGGTCCTGATTATCGGCGTGGTCTATGTGCCTTATGTCGCGCGACCGGTGCGCGGCGCGGTGCTGTCCGTGCGCGCCGCGGACTACGTCGGCGCGGCGACGTCCTACGGCGCCGGGCACGGCCGGATCATCCGCCGGGAAATCCTGCCGAACGTGCTGTCCCGGGTGATCGTGCTGTTCCCGCTGATGGTAGCGACGGCGATGCTGCTGGAGTCCGGGCTATCGTTCCTCGGCATCGGCGTGCATCCGCCCGCCGCGAGCTGGGGCACGATCATCGAGGACGGCACGCAGCTGCTGCGCAACCGGCCGCTGATGGCGATCGTGCCCGGCGCGCTGCTCGCGATCACCGTGTGCGTGCTGAACATTCTCGGCGACGCGATCCGGGACGCCTTCGACCCGAAGGCCGAACTGCGGATGCGTGCCCGGTGA
- a CDS encoding ABC transporter permease, whose product MIGYVVRRVFSAAGVLIAVSVLVFLIFFKTPGVDPARQIAGKQATPQVIEQIRTDFGLDKPLPEQYFAMMKRLVVDRDLVSYTDRGPVLSRVAKTIPVTLSLVAGAAVIWLLLALGAGTLAAVFRGRAVDPLLMGLGLVGMSLPVYWLGGVVNLLTQGTWHNSLFSWLPELGYTPINVNPLKWFEQLLFPWITLAIGTAGLYARVLRADLIEVDRSDFVLTARAKGLSESRVLFRHVLRNSLIPFVSLFGLDLGAMLGGAAVLTEQVFGLPGVGNLTFHSLSRFDLPVLMAVTLYGAFTVVLVNLLVDLGYAALDPRIRVR is encoded by the coding sequence GTGATCGGCTACGTCGTCCGCCGGGTGTTCTCCGCGGCCGGGGTGCTGATCGCGGTGAGCGTCCTGGTGTTCCTGATCTTCTTCAAGACCCCAGGCGTCGACCCGGCACGGCAGATCGCGGGCAAACAGGCGACCCCGCAGGTGATCGAGCAGATCCGGACCGACTTCGGCCTCGACAAACCGTTGCCGGAGCAGTACTTCGCCATGATGAAGCGCCTGGTCGTCGACCGGGACCTGGTGTCCTACACCGATCGCGGCCCGGTGCTTTCCCGGGTGGCCAAGACGATCCCGGTCACGCTGTCGCTGGTCGCCGGGGCCGCGGTGATCTGGCTGCTGCTCGCGCTCGGCGCGGGCACGCTCGCCGCGGTTTTCCGGGGCCGCGCGGTCGATCCGCTGCTGATGGGCCTCGGCCTGGTCGGCATGTCGCTGCCGGTGTACTGGCTGGGCGGCGTGGTTAACCTGCTCACCCAGGGCACCTGGCACAACAGCCTCTTCAGCTGGTTGCCGGAACTCGGCTACACGCCCATCAACGTCAACCCGCTGAAGTGGTTCGAGCAACTGCTGTTCCCGTGGATCACGCTGGCGATCGGCACCGCCGGGCTGTACGCGCGCGTGCTGCGGGCCGACCTGATCGAGGTCGACCGATCCGATTTCGTGCTCACCGCGCGAGCGAAGGGGCTTTCCGAATCCCGGGTGCTGTTCCGGCACGTGCTGCGGAATTCGCTCATCCCGTTCGTCAGCCTCTTCGGCCTCGACCTCGGGGCCATGCTCGGCGGGGCCGCGGTGCTCACCGAGCAGGTGTTCGGCCTGCCCGGGGTCGGCAACCTCACCTTCCATTCGCTCAGCCGATTCGACCTGCCGGTGCTGATGGCGGTGACGCTGTACGGCGCGTTCACCGTCGTGCTGGTGAACCTCCTGGTCGACCTCGGCTACGCGGCCCTTGACCCGAGGATCCGAGTGCGATGA